In [Limnothrix rosea] IAM M-220, the DNA window CATATTCGATCCCCCTAAATCTCTTTACTAAAGCTCCGGCTTATCAAGGGGGACTTACGTTTTTGAGTCGTTTCATCGTTTTTTGAAATGACTATGGCACTTTTTTGGTCAAAGAATTTAGTCATGATCCCCGCAAAACTTAGGACAGGGGGATGAAATGGCAGAGATGAAAGCATAGACTTACTCTGGGGTGGCGATCGCCTTGGCTAAGGGTGCATTTGCCCCCAAGACTCAACTTAACTTAAACAGTGTATTTCAATGGAACTTGCAGTGTATTGTTTGCTTGCTTTAGCGCCGATTGTGACGGTATTTTTATTGCTCGTCATTGCGAGACGCTCGGCAAAACAGGCGATGCCCATCGCCTACCTCGTCACGGCGGCGATCGCCCTCTTGATCTGGCAAGTCCCTTTCACTGTTGTCATGGCTTCGACGCTTCAGGGGTTAGTGATGGCGGCAGAGATTCTCTACATTATTTTTGGGGCGATTTTACTGCTAAATATCCTGCGGGCATCCGGGGCGATCGCCACCATTCGGCGCGGCTTACTGGCGATTTCTCCCGATAGACGCATTCAAGCAATCATTATCGTGTGGTTATTTGGCAGCTTTCTAGAAGGGGCATCGGGTTTTGGTACACCCGCCGCTGTCTGTAGCCCTTTATTAGTGGCCTTAGGTTTTCCGGCGTTAGCTGCCGTCACCATTGCCCTTATTGCCAACAGTACCGCCGTTGTGTTTGGAGCTGTCGGTATTCCAGTTTCCTTGGGGATTAATACGGGTCTAGAAGGGGTGGCGATCGTGACAAACCACATTGCTGAACAGGGTTTTACCTATGCTGAATATTTTAAATTTATCGTCATGCGGGTCGGAGTTTTAAATAGTATTATTGGCACTCTTATTCCCCTGTTTATGGTCTGCACTTTAACCCGCTACTATGGTGAGCGCAAATCTTGGCGGGAAGGATTGGCGGTGGGCTGGTTCGCCCTCTTTGCCGGCTTCGCGTTTACGATTCCTTCCACTTTGACGGCAATTTTTTTAGGGGCAGAATTTCCTTCCTTAATTGGGGGCTTAGTGGGTTTAGCCATCGTTATCCCCGCAGCCCAAAAACATTTTTTAATCCCCAAACAAGTTTGGGATTTCCCCCCGGCAGACACTTGGTCAGAGGGCTGGTCTGGCAGTTTAACTGCAGATATTAATAATGATGTGCGGTCAGATCTTAGCTTAATGAAGGCCTGGACTCCCTATGTTTTAGTCGGCTTATTTTTGATGTTCTCTAGACTGCCTTTTTTGCCGTTTCAAGCATTTCTTAAAGCGCCCAAGCTCAATCTTCCCAGTCTATTCGGCACGGCGATCGCCATTAACTCTCAACCCCTCTATCTGCCGGGCACAATATTTGTTTTCGTGGCAATGTTGACGTATTTTCTCCACCGTATGCAGCGCAAGGCAACGCTCAAAGCAACGAGTGATGCGGTGTCGACTTTAGCTGGAACAGCCCTCGTTTTGGCGGCGGCTGTACCGATGGCAAGGGTCTTTATCAACTCTGGTTTTAATGAAGCTGATCTTGCGAGTATGCCTGTCACCTTGGCGGATGGTGTGGCGAGTTTAGCGGGTTCTAGTTACCCATTTTTTGCGCCGATCATTGGGGCGATGGGTTCATTTATTGCGGGGAGTGCCACCGTCAGCAATATGATGTTTTCTCTGTTTCAATTTGGGGTCGCGACAAAAATTGGGGCTTCGGCTGTGGTCGTAACGGCATTACAGGCGATCGGGGCGGCGGCGGGGAATATGATTTGCGTGTCTAATGTGGTGGCTGCTTCGGCGACGGTGGGCTTAAACGGTTGTGAGGGGTTGATCATTCGTCGGGTTTTATTGCCCCTGACTTATTATCTTGTGGTGGCGGGTATTTTAGGGGCGATCGCCGCTGTACCCAGTGCGCTGGTTACTTCGGTAGCCAAGGGAATCATCATCAATTGAAGCTCCCTTTTCCTACGGCATCTCCCTGAGCCAAGGCGACAAAATTGGGCGTTTTTAATGATGGGCGATCGCCTAGAGGATATCTTTTTTCTTCTGAATCCAAAACGTCACCGCTAAATAGAACGCACTATGCAACAGGAGCATTCCCCAATTCAGCCCAAGATTTTCCCAAGTGGGGTCATAAGTTGCCTCCGCCCAATCAAAGGGCAAATCAGGAATTGTGCCATCGGGTAACGCCTGCATTTCTGGGAGTAAGGCATTGACATTCACTAAAGTGCCGTAGGCCCCCACCGACCAACGACTCAACATGAGCCACGACGCGATTTTCCCTAGACCCGCTTCCATGCTAAACAACACCCCTGAAAAAATAATCTGGGGTAACAACAGTAGCGGCAAAGCACTATTGGCTTGGGAGCTATTTTTCACACTGGCAGAAATCATCAAACCCATACTATTACAAGTAAAGAGGGTCAAAAATGTGGTGATTGTCACGCCGACTGACCAAGGCACAAGTTCTGGGTCTGGGGAAGAAAAACAGATCAAAATAACGATACTCATTAACAAAGATTGGGCGATCGCCACCCCACTGAGAATCAAAATTTTTGAGCCGAGATACGCAAACAAACCCAAATTTACGAGCCGTTCCCTGAGATAAATTGCCGACTCTTTCACAATTTCCTGTAGCGAACTTGAAAAACCCACCCACAGAGCAGTACAAGTAAACACAAACAAAACCCGTAGTGCCAATGGCGCAAGATTGGTCACATCAGGATCTGGTACAAGGGGATCTTGATCCTTTAGCGCGAGATAAATTAACAAAATCGCAATGGGTGCAGTGAACAGCGACAGCCCCAAATTCACCTTATCCCCCACGATGAGATGAAAATAACGGCTACTGAGAATGGGCAATTGCTGGAAAAAAGAACGTCGCGCCTTTTGTGGGGGTTGGTTATCCGTTTTTATGCTGCTGCCACTCAAACGGTTTTTCACATACCGCTGACAATAGGGAGACGCATGGAAATTATGGGCTTCCGTTTCGACAGCTCGCTGGGATTCTAGTTTGATATAAATATCGGCAAAATCCCCCGACCGAATATCAAAGAAATTCATCGCTTCGTCGGGGGGGCCAAAATAACAAAGATTACCGCCGCGCCCCAAAAAGACAATGCGATCACAGAGGGTAATATTGCTGGTGGCATGGGTCACAAGGATAATAGTGCGTCCCTGATTAGCCAGTTTTCGCAATAGTTGCATCATCTTTTTGTCGAGACCCGGATCGAGCCCAGAGGTGGGTTCATCGAGGAAAAAGAGTTTCGGATCGGCTAACAATTCCACGCCAATGCTGACCCGTTTTAGTTGCCCACCACTGAGATTACGCACAAAAGTATCTTTTCGGTCAATCATCTCGATTTGTTCGAGGGTTCGATTGACGACATCGTTGATATTGATATCCGGCGGCAAGCGTAATTTAGCAGCGTAAATTAAGACATCCTTCACTCGCAAATCCCGGTGGACAATGTCCTGTTGCGGCACATAACCGATCTGAGTGCGGTAAATATTGAAATTTTTCCGCAGGTCTTCCCCATTGAGAGAAACGATCCCTTCTGTGGTGGGATCAATACCCAAAAGGGTTCGCATTAACGTTGATTTTCCCGCGCCACTGCCCCCGACTAAGGCGACAAACTGACCGGGTTCGATGGGCAATGAAATATCATTGAGAATGGTGATCGAGCGATTATTTTTCCCTTTAACAACTCGCTGAATGTGATTGGCATCGAGGCGAATATTTTGTCCTTGGTCGGCCACGAGGAGCTGCTGACCTCGCAAAACTAAGGTGTAGGGGCCAATGCGAATGGTTGCATTAGGAGCTAGGGTTGTGGCGTTCTGAACTTTTTGACCATTTACAAAAACGCCATTGGTACTTTTATCTTCGAGGATAAATTTACTGGGGGAAAGCTGAGTGACAATGGCATGGGTTCGGGATACCGTTGGCGCGTCGAGAATTAAATCTGCATGGTCATCGCGCCCAATGGTAATTTTTTGATTTTGAATGAGAACAGAGCGTTTTTCGGGAGGGTTGGCGTAGCTTGGATCGTGAGGTGAGCAAAACTCTAGGGTGACCCAGTTTTCTGGGTTTTGCCCGATATGATATTCTACGCCGCACTGCAGGCGATCGCCGCCATCGGGAGAAATAGTGATGTTATTGACCGATAGACGATTGGTGCTGGGATTCACGCCGTCGCCGTCATAGATGAAATATTGCGAGCCTTGTTTTTTTATCGTCGCCTGACACCGCCCGACAACGAGCCAATCCTGTGGCACAACCAAGTCAGCTTGCTGGGGATCACGCCCAATAATATGAATATCTTTGCGGAGATCTAGGGTGAGCTGTTCCCCCTGATATTCCAGTTGCAAATAGGGTGTACCGCTGAAAATAGTTTGGCTACGGGGTTGAGGTGCCATGCTTGACGTTTAACTTTTAGGTCTCTTGCAATCATAGGATAAAAGTCTTGGTACATAGAGAGATTGGCGGCGATCGCCCCACCGCCCAAAGAAAAAGTATTAGACTACGAAGCTGCTAATAAATTTTTGATTATTTGACTGCATGAGTGAAAAAAACGAGGCAACCTACAGCGCGGCAAATATCATCAATTACTACGCCCAACTAGAACTGCTACAGCCCGCCGAACAAACAATCCTTGACCAACTCCGCCATCAGTTACCCACTATAAAAATGTTGGATATTGGCATTGGTGGTGGTCGCACAACGAAACATTTTGCCCCCTTGGTCGAGTCCTACACAGGCATTGACTATTCCCATGGCATGATTGAAGCTTGCCAAAAACGCTTTCAAAATCAGTCTGATGTGATGACTTTGCAAGTGGGAGACGCGAGAAATATGGCAGAGTTTGCCGATAATTCTTTCGACTTTATTTTATTTAGCTTTAATGGCATTGACTATGTCTCCCATGGCGATCGCCTTGATATTTTGCAAGAAATAAATCGCATCGGTAAAACAGGCTGCTATGTCCTTTTTTCCAGCCATAACTTACAGGCAATGGCAAAAGAATTTGACTGGAAAAACAAGCTTAGTTTCAACCCTATTCATACCTATGTCAATCTGATCATGTTGGTCATTTTGATACTATTCAACCTATCCATCACATACCAGCAACTCACCATAGCAAATCACTTAATCATTAAAGACGAATCCCACAATTTTAAATTAAAAACCTATTATATTCGTGCAGAAGCACAGACAAAACAACTAGAAAAAAACTTCTCAAACATTGAAATTTACTCATGGAAAACAGGTCTAAAAATTTCCAACCCAGCAGAACTATCAGCTCATCCAGATTTATGGCTTTATTACTTTTGCCAAGTTACAGAAAACCATTTTTAAAATCACCCTACCTAGAAAGTTAGTTAGATCACCCTTGCCATATTTCCAAATAAATTTATAGCCCAGACAATATTACGAGCATTAGTTACTTTGGTACAAACGATAACCGTTATTTTCATAGGCGATCGGCAAATCTAGATTATGCTTACGATAATCAAAAAAGTATTGAGCCTGATATTTTTCCATCAAATTTTTGACTTGAACCGTTGTTAGTTTTTGATAATCTTGATGTAACTCTTCCTCCATCTCAAAACCTGTTTTTTGCCACACATAATCTTTCGGATAGCCAGACAAATCATTTAACCTTTCATACCATTCAAAAATTTGAATCTCTGTCGGTGGAACCAATTTAAACTTAGCAATCGTTGCTCGGTTAGTCAGCCAGTTAAAACCAATATAGTGACTTGGCGAAGAAATTATAATAGCTTCTTTTGCCGTATTATTTTTAATCCAAGTAAACACATCTTGACTTTCTAAATTATTTTGCTCAATACCAATGGGAAAATCTAATAAATTAATTGCTTGCTTTGTAAAGCTTGTCAGAGTGAGTGAATGAACCAAAGCTAAAGTCACTAAACATAGAGAAAAACCGTATTTTTTAAACCCTTGAATGTAACGAGAAGTTTTGATATATTTCTGAATAAGATACACAGCAATTAATAATGAATTTAAGGCAAGCATCAAGCTCCCAAAACGAAATGGATAGTACTGGAGCAATGCCCCCTCTGAGTCGAAAAAGACAGCGACAAAACCACCAAATAATGGGATAAGACTAAATACAGTCAACTCAAGTAATAATAAGCGACTCTTTATACCAGTCCCATTATTAGGATATTTCTGTACAGAAAAAACGAATTCTTCCTTTGTCTTATGCCAGCACCATCCAAAAATACCAAGGTAAATTATAATTATTAAAAATCGAATTTTCTGCCAAGTAAATGGAGCTAAATGGTGTGAATTTCGGAGAAACGTATAGATATAAGTAGCCTGAAGCATACTTTCCGGCGCTGTGACAGTTTTACTTAAACTATGAAATAAAGTTACAGTTGCAAAAATACTCGTTAATAAATAAATAAAAGTTCCGAGACAAATTGTTGACAAATATTTTTTGATAAACTCCTGTCGGAACAATCCTTTTTTATAAGCACTCCAAGCAAGCCACGGGAGAAAAGTTAATGTGGCGTAGCCGCCCACTAAAATATGTAGAGAAGTTGCTATCCCTAAGCTAGCAATCATCCAAATATATCGCTGTTTCATAGCTAACCAAATAGCAATCAACACTATTCCATAGGCAAATCCCTTTGTTTCTAAACTGCCGACCATCCATTCTCCGGCGATCGCCATTCCCTGATGCGAGTAAAGAAATAATGTAATTGCAGTAAATAGACTTAAAAGATGAAGCTTAATTTGTCGGGCAATTAAGACTAACCCAAAAGAAATAAGGCTGTAATAAATAATCCTGCCAAGGATAGATGTCGCTAAAAAACCAAGATAGGCAATACTATGTCCAAACACAAGCTGAAAGAGCGCTTGGTACTTCTGGGGCTGACTAAGATACCAGTCATTGGGTAGCCAATCAGGAAACATGAATTGTTTAGCTAACATTAATTTACCCACTTCATTTTCAGCCATATTCCCGGTTAGTAAATGACTAAAAATTAGTAATGCAAATATAATCAAAAATTCTTTCAAAAAAGAAGAGCTATTCTGCTTTTCCTCTTTTTCAAATGTCGAAGTCACAGTGTCAAAAAGCATATATATCTCTAGTGAGAAAACATATAAATATAATTTACATGCAAAGATTGTAACAATCTTTTTTCGTTATTTAGCAGTCTATTTTAAGGAAATCAATCCTATAAAAAGGCTTCCTTAGTTGACAAAAGGTTAGCTTGTTTTGTTCCTAGGCATTAACGGCTAAATAGTCCTATTGTTAACAACAATATCTTTCGACAAGATGAATCTGGTCATCCTTCCCTTGTCTACCAAAGCAGATCTAGCTCACAAGTAAAATTAAGCATTAGTTTGCCACCGTCTAAAATTTTGGGTCTAGAAGGAATTCTGGGTGATTGATTGAGTTAATAGATTGTTACTTCTTGGGACTGGGGATTGATTAATTAGCCGAGTTTTGCAGCGTTATTGATATACTCTTTTATTTTTATTTGGAGTGTTTTAATTAAGTCACTTTCAGATCAAATTTCTACGACAAAATCAGGGCAAATTTGAGCAAATCTTTTTCTTACTTCTGCACTCGGTTTGTTCCAGCGTAATAAGTTTATCTAGGCTGTATTAGGAGATTTTAGAGTACTATTCGGGAGTTTAAAAAAGTCGAATAACTAAAGATTTTTCCTGATTTGTTCTGACGATTCCAATTCATTAAATCTGTGATGATATTTGCTTCGCACTCATCACTTTCTGCGCCGACTGGAGGCATAATAATTAATTCTCCTTGGGCTGTATGTTCAAATTGAACATCGGGGTTATTGTGGCAATTTTTTTCAAATTGTTCGTCATCGATAGTTAGGTTTGAAGAAAAGTCGAGCGTGAAGGTCATCATGGCGATCGCCTATCAGAGAACTTGACTATATTTTATCTTGCAATTCTTATGAGACTCGGGACAGGCGATCGCCGAGTTGCGCTTGGGTGATTTCAGCGAGTTCAATTTCTGGAGGGGTGGATTTTGCTTGGCAGCCCCAGACAGAAACAGCGGCCAATAGTACAAAAAAATAGCGTTTTAGCATATTGGTTTTCTATGAATATGTCTTTGGACAGGGGGCGATCGCCTCTAGGATCTTAGCCACAATTTGAATGTAGCCCCAATTTCACGATTGGGATTTTCAGTTTTGCCTCTTAAAATAAGTAGTACCTACAGAAAAAGCAGGTCACATGGTACAAGCACTGACGAAGCCATTAACTCTAGCGGCATTTTTGGAACAGCCCGAAACCAAACCCGCTAGCGAATATATCAACGGATCGATTATCCAGAAACCTATGCCCCAAGGAAAACATAGTTTGCTCCAACGGGAATTGAGTTTGATGTTGACCCTTGCTTTTCATGCGACTAAAACAGCCCAAGCTTTTCCAGAACTGCGCTGTACTTTTGGCGATCGCTCTACTGTTCCAGATATTGCCGTGTTTAAAACTGAGCGTATTCCACGGGATGAAAATGGTGACATTGCCAATGCCTTTGAGTTGCATCCAGATTGGACAATTGAAATCCTTTCTCCCCAACAAAGCCCTTCAAGAGTGATGCGGAATATTTTGCATTGCTTAGATTCTGGAACTGAACTAGGCTGGCTCATTGATCCCGCTGAAGCTTGTATTTTTGTCTATTCAGCCGATAAATCCATTGCCGTTTTTGACCAAGCTGAACAAGTTTTACCCGTACCGTCCTTTGCTGAAAATGTGGAGCTGACCGTCGGTGAAATCTTCGGTTGGCTAAAAGGGTAGTCAAGAATAAAAAATCCCTCACAATACATGGATTGCAAGGGACTAAAATTTGAAAACTATTTAATTGGGTTTAACCGCGAAGTTTTTCGAGGACTGTGCGATCTTCGAGGGTGGAAGTATCCCCGGCAATCTCTTGACCCGCGGCAAGGTTACGCAACAAACGACGCATGATTTTACCGGAGCGAGTCTTTGGCATCACATCGGTAAAGCGGATTTCTCCGGGTCGGGCGATCGCCCCAATTTCTTTCACCACGTGGGCTTTTAACTCAGCTTCTAGCTCATCACTAGCGGGTTGACTACCTTCGA includes these proteins:
- a CDS encoding L-lactate permease — encoded protein: MELAVYCLLALAPIVTVFLLLVIARRSAKQAMPIAYLVTAAIALLIWQVPFTVVMASTLQGLVMAAEILYIIFGAILLLNILRASGAIATIRRGLLAISPDRRIQAIIIVWLFGSFLEGASGFGTPAAVCSPLLVALGFPALAAVTIALIANSTAVVFGAVGIPVSLGINTGLEGVAIVTNHIAEQGFTYAEYFKFIVMRVGVLNSIIGTLIPLFMVCTLTRYYGERKSWREGLAVGWFALFAGFAFTIPSTLTAIFLGAEFPSLIGGLVGLAIVIPAAQKHFLIPKQVWDFPPADTWSEGWSGSLTADINNDVRSDLSLMKAWTPYVLVGLFLMFSRLPFLPFQAFLKAPKLNLPSLFGTAIAINSQPLYLPGTIFVFVAMLTYFLHRMQRKATLKATSDAVSTLAGTALVLAAAVPMARVFINSGFNEADLASMPVTLADGVASLAGSSYPFFAPIIGAMGSFIAGSATVSNMMFSLFQFGVATKIGASAVVVTALQAIGAAAGNMICVSNVVAASATVGLNGCEGLIIRRVLLPLTYYLVVAGILGAIAAVPSALVTSVAKGIIIN
- a CDS encoding ATP-binding cassette domain-containing protein; amino-acid sequence: MAPQPRSQTIFSGTPYLQLEYQGEQLTLDLRKDIHIIGRDPQQADLVVPQDWLVVGRCQATIKKQGSQYFIYDGDGVNPSTNRLSVNNITISPDGGDRLQCGVEYHIGQNPENWVTLEFCSPHDPSYANPPEKRSVLIQNQKITIGRDDHADLILDAPTVSRTHAIVTQLSPSKFILEDKSTNGVFVNGQKVQNATTLAPNATIRIGPYTLVLRGQQLLVADQGQNIRLDANHIQRVVKGKNNRSITILNDISLPIEPGQFVALVGGSGAGKSTLMRTLLGIDPTTEGIVSLNGEDLRKNFNIYRTQIGYVPQQDIVHRDLRVKDVLIYAAKLRLPPDININDVVNRTLEQIEMIDRKDTFVRNLSGGQLKRVSIGVELLADPKLFFLDEPTSGLDPGLDKKMMQLLRKLANQGRTIILVTHATSNITLCDRIVFLGRGGNLCYFGPPDEAMNFFDIRSGDFADIYIKLESQRAVETEAHNFHASPYCQRYVKNRLSGSSIKTDNQPPQKARRSFFQQLPILSSRYFHLIVGDKVNLGLSLFTAPIAILLIYLALKDQDPLVPDPDVTNLAPLALRVLFVFTCTALWVGFSSSLQEIVKESAIYLRERLVNLGLFAYLGSKILILSGVAIAQSLLMSIVILICFSSPDPELVPWSVGVTITTFLTLFTCNSMGLMISASVKNSSQANSALPLLLLPQIIFSGVLFSMEAGLGKIASWLMLSRWSVGAYGTLVNVNALLPEMQALPDGTIPDLPFDWAEATYDPTWENLGLNWGMLLLHSAFYLAVTFWIQKKKDIL
- a CDS encoding class I SAM-dependent methyltransferase codes for the protein MSEKNEATYSAANIINYYAQLELLQPAEQTILDQLRHQLPTIKMLDIGIGGGRTTKHFAPLVESYTGIDYSHGMIEACQKRFQNQSDVMTLQVGDARNMAEFADNSFDFILFSFNGIDYVSHGDRLDILQEINRIGKTGCYVLFSSHNLQAMAKEFDWKNKLSFNPIHTYVNLIMLVILILFNLSITYQQLTIANHLIIKDESHNFKLKTYYIRAEAQTKQLEKNFSNIEIYSWKTGLKISNPAELSAHPDLWLYYFCQVTENHF
- a CDS encoding DUF6798 domain-containing protein encodes the protein MTSTFEKEEKQNSSSFLKEFLIIFALLIFSHLLTGNMAENEVGKLMLAKQFMFPDWLPNDWYLSQPQKYQALFQLVFGHSIAYLGFLATSILGRIIYYSLISFGLVLIARQIKLHLLSLFTAITLFLYSHQGMAIAGEWMVGSLETKGFAYGIVLIAIWLAMKQRYIWMIASLGIATSLHILVGGYATLTFLPWLAWSAYKKGLFRQEFIKKYLSTICLGTFIYLLTSIFATVTLFHSLSKTVTAPESMLQATYIYTFLRNSHHLAPFTWQKIRFLIIIIYLGIFGWCWHKTKEEFVFSVQKYPNNGTGIKSRLLLLELTVFSLIPLFGGFVAVFFDSEGALLQYYPFRFGSLMLALNSLLIAVYLIQKYIKTSRYIQGFKKYGFSLCLVTLALVHSLTLTSFTKQAINLLDFPIGIEQNNLESQDVFTWIKNNTAKEAIIISSPSHYIGFNWLTNRATIAKFKLVPPTEIQIFEWYERLNDLSGYPKDYVWQKTGFEMEEELHQDYQKLTTVQVKNLMEKYQAQYFFDYRKHNLDLPIAYENNGYRLYQSN
- a CDS encoding Uma2 family endonuclease, yielding MMTFTLDFSSNLTIDDEQFEKNCHNNPDVQFEHTAQGELIIMPPVGAESDECEANIITDLMNWNRQNKSGKIFSYSTFLNSRIVL
- a CDS encoding Uma2 family endonuclease, producing MVQALTKPLTLAAFLEQPETKPASEYINGSIIQKPMPQGKHSLLQRELSLMLTLAFHATKTAQAFPELRCTFGDRSTVPDIAVFKTERIPRDENGDIANAFELHPDWTIEILSPQQSPSRVMRNILHCLDSGTELGWLIDPAEACIFVYSADKSIAVFDQAEQVLPVPSFAENVELTVGEIFGWLKG